A genome region from Blautia coccoides includes the following:
- the nth gene encoding endonuclease III, which yields MTKRTREILAKLDEVYTTEYKCYLNHENPGQLLIATMLSAQCTDARVNIVTKDLFVKYPDMQAFANADLKELEQDIKPTGFYHNKAKNIIGCAQMLCGKYGGEVPSALEDLTQLPGVGRKTANVIRGNIFHEPSVVVDTHVKRISKRLGFTKEEDPEKIEMELMKVLPKDHWILYNIQIITFGRQICFARNPKCEECFLTEYCKEYKKRQKKERKQ from the coding sequence ATGACAAAAAGGACAAGAGAGATACTTGCTAAATTGGATGAAGTTTATACAACAGAATATAAATGTTATCTGAACCATGAAAATCCGGGCCAGCTTCTCATAGCTACCATGCTCAGTGCCCAGTGTACAGATGCCAGGGTCAACATTGTGACAAAGGATTTATTTGTAAAGTATCCGGATATGCAGGCGTTTGCCAATGCGGATTTAAAAGAACTGGAACAGGATATTAAGCCGACAGGATTCTATCACAACAAGGCAAAGAATATTATAGGATGTGCGCAGATGCTCTGCGGAAAATACGGCGGTGAGGTGCCCAGCGCACTGGAAGATCTGACGCAGCTTCCAGGAGTGGGGCGTAAGACTGCCAATGTTATCCGGGGTAACATTTTCCACGAGCCCAGTGTTGTGGTAGATACCCATGTAAAACGGATTTCCAAGCGTCTGGGATTCACAAAAGAGGAAGACCCGGAAAAAATCGAGATGGAGCTTATGAAGGTTCTGCCGAAAGACCACTGGATCCTTTACAATATACAGATCATCACCTTTGGACGGCAGATCTGCTTTGCCAGGAATCCAAAATGTGAGGAATGCTTTTTGACAGAATATTGTAAGGAATATAAGAAGCGGCAAAAAAAGGAAAGGAAGCAGTAA
- a CDS encoding B12-binding domain-containing radical SAM protein, giving the protein MKILLMAVNAKYIHSNLAVYSLQSYAAKHGIYPETAEYTINQQKDEILGDVYRKKPQVLCVSCYIWNISFVEEILGDVKKILPDTDIWVGGPEVSYDAEAFLERCPWACGVMCGEGEETFLELASYYEKRKEGECRVPADIRGLVCRQEGEIVRTPGRPVMDMDRLVFPYEDMSLFSHKIIYYESSRGCPFSCSYCLSSIDKKLRFRSLSLVLDELQFFLDKRAPQVKFVDRTFNCRKEHAMAIWTYLRDHDNGVTNFHFEIAADLLTEEEISLISTMRPGLIQLEIGVQSTNEKTIREIKRKTSFDKIAQTVQKIQKGRNVHQHLDLIAGLPYEDHESFRRSFDQVYSLRPQQLQLGFLKVLKGSYMHEMAEAYGCVYQETEPYEVLGTRWISYGDILKLKGVEEMVEVYYNSSQFIRTVSAMERLFPDAFSMYEALADFYHERGYQGISHTRIRRYEILLEYLEERQQADMEYFRELMLFDLYARENLKTRPSWACDMTPYKKHLQAFYKREEENPVLLGDYKGYQARQMMKMTHLEVFHYDIPNGEDKKGEFPVLFDYRKRDPLTYDAAVYAVQKTALFAEM; this is encoded by the coding sequence ATGAAGATTTTACTAATGGCGGTAAATGCCAAATATATACACTCCAATCTGGCAGTGTACAGTCTGCAGTCCTATGCGGCAAAGCACGGAATTTACCCGGAGACTGCAGAATATACCATTAATCAGCAGAAGGATGAAATACTGGGGGACGTATACAGGAAGAAGCCTCAGGTGCTGTGTGTGTCCTGTTATATCTGGAATATCTCTTTTGTGGAAGAAATCCTGGGGGATGTGAAGAAGATCTTGCCGGATACGGATATCTGGGTGGGCGGCCCTGAGGTCTCCTACGACGCGGAGGCTTTTTTGGAGCGGTGTCCCTGGGCCTGCGGCGTTATGTGCGGGGAAGGGGAGGAGACCTTTCTAGAGCTGGCCTCTTACTATGAGAAGAGAAAAGAGGGTGAATGCCGGGTGCCCGCAGATATTCGGGGACTTGTCTGCAGACAGGAAGGAGAAATTGTGAGGACCCCCGGGAGGCCTGTTATGGATATGGATAGACTGGTATTTCCATATGAGGATATGTCCCTGTTTTCTCACAAGATCATCTATTATGAGAGCAGCCGGGGCTGTCCTTTTTCCTGCAGCTACTGTCTGTCATCCATTGACAAGAAGCTGCGGTTCAGAAGCCTCTCTCTGGTCCTTGACGAACTGCAGTTTTTCCTGGATAAGAGGGCGCCCCAGGTCAAGTTTGTGGACCGCACGTTTAATTGCAGAAAAGAACACGCCATGGCTATCTGGACGTATCTGAGGGACCATGACAACGGTGTGACAAATTTCCATTTCGAGATTGCCGCCGATTTATTGACAGAGGAGGAGATCAGCCTCATTTCCACTATGCGGCCTGGTCTGATCCAGCTTGAGATCGGAGTGCAGTCTACCAATGAAAAGACCATCAGGGAGATAAAGAGAAAGACCAGTTTTGATAAGATTGCACAAACAGTTCAGAAGATACAGAAGGGCAGGAATGTACATCAGCATTTGGATTTGATCGCGGGCCTTCCCTATGAGGATCATGAGAGCTTCCGCCGCTCTTTTGACCAGGTATACAGCCTCAGACCCCAGCAGCTTCAGCTTGGATTTCTGAAGGTTCTCAAAGGCTCTTATATGCATGAGATGGCAGAGGCTTACGGATGTGTGTATCAGGAGACAGAACCCTACGAAGTCTTAGGAACGAGATGGATTTCCTATGGAGATATACTGAAGTTAAAAGGTGTGGAGGAGATGGTGGAGGTCTATTACAACAGCAGCCAGTTTATCCGCACAGTGAGTGCAATGGAGCGGCTGTTTCCCGACGCTTTCTCCATGTATGAAGCTTTGGCAGACTTTTACCATGAGAGGGGATACCAGGGGATTTCCCATACACGTATCCGGAGATATGAGATCCTGCTGGAGTATCTGGAGGAGAGACAGCAGGCGGATATGGAGTATTTCCGGGAGCTGATGCTGTTTGATCTGTATGCAAGGGAGAACCTGAAGACAAGACCCTCCTGGGCCTGCGATATGACCCCATATAAGAAGCACCTGCAGGCGTTTTACAAAAGAGAGGAAGAGAATCCTGTACTGCTTGGGGACTATAAGGGTTATCAGGCCAGACAGATGATGAAGATGACACATTTGGAAGTGTTTCATTATGATATACCCAACGGAGAAGATAAGAAAGGAGAGTTCCCGGTGCTTTTTGATTACCGGAAACGGGACCCGCTGACTTATGATGCTGCTGTGTATGCTGTTCAGAAAACTGCGCTTTTTGCAGAGATGTGA
- a CDS encoding FeoB-associated Cys-rich membrane protein, producing the protein MAVTILLAAAVAVYAGFVIWKKVKDIKNGKFCSCSGNCRECGRGCGGQKKNGE; encoded by the coding sequence ATGGCAGTGACCATTCTACTTGCCGCTGCGGTGGCAGTTTATGCCGGGTTTGTGATCTGGAAAAAGGTAAAGGATATAAAAAACGGGAAGTTCTGTAGCTGTAGCGGAAACTGCAGGGAATGCGGCAGGGGCTGCGGGGGACAGAAAAAGAACGGAGAATAA
- the feoB gene encoding ferrous iron transport protein B, giving the protein MKEEIRVGFAGNPNCGKTTLFNAYTGANLKVANWPGVTVEKKEGETSYKGQKMRLIDLPGIYSLTSYSMEEMVSRKVILGGEVDVIVNVVDASALERNLYLTLQLLELGKPVILALNMMDIVEERGMELDLHRLPEMLGNIPVVPVSARKRSGLDVLLHAVKHHYEEPVADPVVTYSPDIEEKILEVSKRIAVEHPDSENIRWHSIKILENDEQIFKDHPIDVSDLLDRDYEKQIINQKYEYIENVLDECVFYKGNRESLTEKADRVLTHPIWGVPVFLGIMAMVFFLTFTVGDAVKGLFESWMDLAFTVARSTLQNLGTADWLISLIVDGIMTGVGGILTFLPNIFILFLALAFLEDSGYMARVAYVMDGIMGRVGLSGKAFLPMVLGFGCTVPAVMASRTLENQQDRKKTILLTPFMSCSARLPIYVLFADMFFGKYAMIAAFSLYALGLLMAIAIALVIGKFWKSNEKATLLIELPDYKVPNARTIRIYVWEKVKDYLTKAGTTIFVASIVIWFILNYGIHGMTTDVTQSFGAQIGKVLAPVLVPAGLGTWQIVVALISGLSAKEVVISSFSVLYGVNNVNSVQGMAVLSASLGSVGFGALNAYSLMVFCLLYTPCVATLATIKRETHSWTWTLKMVLFQLLLAYAASVVVFQVGSLFL; this is encoded by the coding sequence ATGAAAGAGGAAATTCGTGTAGGCTTTGCAGGCAATCCTAACTGCGGCAAGACAACTTTATTTAATGCATATACAGGGGCGAATCTGAAGGTTGCCAACTGGCCCGGTGTCACTGTTGAGAAAAAAGAAGGAGAGACATCCTACAAAGGGCAGAAGATGAGGCTTATTGACCTGCCGGGAATCTACAGTTTGACATCTTATTCCATGGAGGAGATGGTGTCCAGAAAAGTGATTCTGGGCGGTGAGGTTGATGTGATCGTAAATGTTGTGGATGCCTCTGCTTTGGAGAGAAACCTGTATCTCACACTCCAGCTATTGGAGCTTGGAAAACCGGTCATCCTGGCTTTGAACATGATGGACATTGTGGAGGAGAGGGGAATGGAGCTGGATCTCCATAGACTGCCGGAAATGCTGGGCAATATTCCCGTAGTACCGGTATCCGCCAGAAAGAGAAGCGGTTTGGATGTACTTCTCCACGCAGTGAAGCACCACTACGAGGAACCGGTGGCAGATCCGGTTGTCACATATAGCCCGGATATTGAGGAAAAGATCCTGGAGGTGTCAAAACGCATTGCAGTGGAACATCCGGACAGTGAAAATATCCGATGGCACAGCATTAAGATCCTGGAGAATGACGAACAGATATTCAAAGACCACCCCATTGACGTGTCTGACCTGCTGGACAGAGATTATGAAAAGCAGATCATCAATCAAAAATATGAGTATATAGAAAATGTTCTGGATGAATGTGTTTTCTACAAAGGAAACAGGGAATCACTGACAGAGAAGGCGGACAGGGTTTTGACCCACCCCATCTGGGGCGTTCCTGTGTTCCTGGGTATTATGGCTATGGTATTTTTCCTTACATTTACAGTGGGGGATGCCGTCAAAGGATTGTTTGAATCCTGGATGGATCTGGCCTTTACTGTGGCAAGAAGTACCCTGCAGAACTTAGGAACTGCGGACTGGCTGATATCCCTGATCGTGGACGGCATCATGACCGGTGTGGGCGGAATTCTGACCTTTCTTCCCAATATTTTTATCCTGTTTCTGGCTTTGGCTTTCCTTGAGGACAGCGGTTATATGGCACGTGTGGCTTATGTCATGGACGGGATCATGGGAAGGGTCGGGCTGTCGGGAAAGGCATTTCTTCCTATGGTGCTGGGATTTGGCTGTACAGTCCCTGCTGTTATGGCTTCCCGTACCCTGGAGAACCAGCAGGACAGGAAGAAGACCATCCTTCTGACGCCGTTTATGTCGTGTTCTGCAAGGCTTCCCATTTACGTTCTGTTCGCAGATATGTTTTTCGGAAAGTACGCCATGATCGCAGCGTTCTCCCTCTATGCCCTGGGACTTTTGATGGCCATCGCCATCGCTCTGGTGATAGGGAAGTTCTGGAAGAGTAATGAGAAGGCAACACTGCTGATCGAGCTTCCTGATTACAAGGTGCCAAATGCCAGGACGATCAGGATTTATGTGTGGGAGAAGGTAAAGGACTACTTGACAAAAGCAGGTACTACCATCTTTGTAGCTTCCATTGTCATCTGGTTTATTTTAAATTACGGTATTCATGGCATGACCACGGATGTGACACAGAGCTTTGGCGCACAGATTGGAAAAGTTCTGGCCCCCGTCCTGGTGCCTGCCGGACTGGGAACATGGCAGATCGTGGTGGCTCTGATTTCCGGCCTGTCTGCCAAGGAAGTGGTAATATCCAGCTTTTCTGTTCTCTATGGAGTCAACAATGTAAATTCTGTGCAGGGCATGGCAGTGCTCAGCGCATCTTTGGGTTCTGTGGGATTCGGAGCGCTGAATGCCTATTCCCTTATGGTATTCTGTCTGCTGTATACGCCCTGTGTGGCAACGCTGGCTACGATCAAAAGGGAGACACATTCCTGGACGTGGACGCTGAAGATGGTGCTGTTCCAGCTTCTTCTGGCTTATGCAGCCTCAGTGGTGGTGTTCCAGGTGGGAAGCCTGTTCTTGTAA
- a CDS encoding FeoA family protein, translating into MKLNQAHILQNYRITSVQEQEKIQRRLEALGILEGTKVVVLNRKRNGSTIIKVRGTRWALGNEIAEGIEVEELKG; encoded by the coding sequence ATGAAGCTGAATCAGGCGCATATATTGCAAAATTACCGCATAACCAGCGTTCAGGAGCAGGAAAAGATCCAGCGGCGCCTGGAGGCACTGGGAATTCTGGAAGGGACAAAGGTGGTGGTCCTGAACAGAAAAAGAAATGGTTCTACGATTATCAAGGTGAGAGGAACCAGATGGGCGCTTGGAAATGAGATTGCGGAAGGGATAGAAGTGGAGGAGCTGAAGGGATGA
- a CDS encoding cation:proton antiporter, which translates to MNSYNYLLDLALILLSTKVFGLLTRKVRMPQVVGALLAGLLLGPACFGILKQTEFIHEVSEIGVIVLMFCAGLETDIDELKKSGKASFIIALFGVLVPLAGGFGVAWFFNRPGMIASNASASIMLQNIFIGVILTATSVSISVETLKEMGKLNTKAGNAILGAAIIDDVLGIIALTVITSLADSSVNVIVVFAKIVGFFVFVGVGGYLLHIIFKKWVKGYKRDLQRFVIISFVICLLFSYCAEKFFGVADITGAFFAGLIITKTTHTNYIARRFGILSYILLSPVFFASIGIQVELPDMSPMIIIFAAVLVIIAVLTKVLGCGAGAKVCHYKNKDCLRIGMGMVSRGEVALIVAAKGNAVGLMSSALLGPVVVVVVITTIISPILLKLTFSEKSGKAEYQENDYARLIEEAEEAGKSDASRYISGDHQAK; encoded by the coding sequence ATGAACTCTTATAATTATTTACTGGACCTGGCACTTATATTGCTGAGCACCAAGGTATTTGGGCTCCTTACAAGAAAAGTGAGGATGCCCCAGGTGGTGGGCGCACTGCTTGCAGGGCTGCTGCTCGGACCGGCCTGTTTCGGGATCTTAAAGCAGACCGAATTTATCCATGAAGTGTCTGAGATCGGTGTGATCGTGTTGATGTTCTGTGCAGGTCTGGAGACAGATATTGATGAACTGAAAAAGAGTGGTAAGGCTTCTTTTATCATCGCACTGTTTGGTGTGCTGGTTCCGCTGGCGGGAGGCTTTGGTGTGGCCTGGTTTTTCAACAGACCGGGTATGATAGCTTCCAACGCATCGGCAAGTATCATGCTGCAGAACATTTTTATCGGTGTTATCCTTACAGCCACCAGTGTGAGTATTTCTGTGGAAACCCTGAAAGAGATGGGCAAGCTGAACACTAAGGCCGGAAATGCCATTTTGGGTGCTGCCATCATTGATGATGTACTGGGAATCATTGCTCTGACTGTCATCACAAGCCTGGCGGATTCCAGCGTAAATGTGATAGTTGTATTTGCAAAGATCGTGGGATTCTTCGTGTTTGTAGGCGTGGGCGGTTATCTGCTCCACATTATCTTTAAGAAGTGGGTCAAGGGATATAAGAGGGACCTGCAGCGGTTTGTTATTATTTCCTTTGTGATCTGTCTGCTCTTTTCCTATTGTGCAGAAAAGTTTTTTGGAGTTGCGGATATTACGGGGGCATTTTTTGCAGGTCTGATCATCACCAAGACGACGCATACCAATTATATCGCAAGGCGGTTCGGGATCTTGTCATATATTCTGCTGTCTCCTGTGTTCTTTGCAAGTATTGGTATTCAGGTAGAGTTGCCGGATATGAGTCCCATGATCATTATATTTGCAGCGGTCCTGGTTATCATTGCAGTGCTGACAAAAGTCCTGGGATGCGGAGCAGGCGCCAAAGTCTGTCATTATAAGAACAAGGACTGTCTGCGCATCGGTATGGGTATGGTATCCAGGGGAGAGGTGGCTCTGATCGTGGCGGCAAAGGGCAATGCTGTGGGGCTTATGTCCTCTGCCCTTCTGGGACCGGTGGTAGTGGTGGTTGTTATCACTACGATCATATCCCCTATTTTACTTAAGCTCACTTTCAGTGAGAAGTCCGGTAAGGCAGAGTACCAGGAAAATGATTACGCAAGACTTATAGAAGAGGCCGAGGAGGCCGGTAAAAGTGATGCTTCCCGTTATATAAGCGGAGATCATCAGGCAAAATAG
- the nrdD gene encoding anaerobic ribonucleoside-triphosphate reductase, translated as MIYVIKKDGTKEEFDVQKIVRAVNKSAERIMYSFTEKEIGFLCRYATDKAESLGKKEITIQEMHNIVEGALEQVNPAVAKSYRDYRNYKHDFIHMMDEVYTKSQSIRYIGDKSNANTDSALVATKRSLIFNELNKELYRKFFMNRNELQACKDGYIYIHDQSARLDTMNCCLFDVANVLKGGFEMGNVWYNEPKTLDTAFDVMGDIILSTAAQQYGGFTVPEVDKILAPYAEKSYRKYKEEFLKYVDPEWAHAQDKAEKYAYDKVQRDFDQGWQGIEYKLNTVGSSRGDYPFVTVTLGLGTERFEKMCSISLLNVHKEGQGKAGHRKPVLFPKIVFLYDEEIHGEGGTSEDVFEAGIACSAKTMYPDWLSMSGDGYISSMYKKYKKVISPMGCRAFLSPWYERGGMTPADDKDVPVFVGRFNVGAVSLHLPMILAKARAENRDFYEVLDFYLEMIRQLHIRTYDYLGEMKASTNPLAYCEGGFYGGSLKPSDKIKPLLKPMTASFGITALNELQELYNGKSIREDGAFALEVLQYINKKVTQFKEEDGNLYAIYGTPAESLCGLQVEQFRKMYGIVEGVSDRPYVSNSFHCHVTEDITPIEKQDCEGRFWELCNGGKIQYVRYPIGYNTDAIRALVRRAMDLGYYEGVNLSLAYCDDCGHEELEMDVCPVCGSTNLTKIDRMNGYLSYSRVHGDTRLNTAKMAEIAERKSM; from the coding sequence ATGATTTATGTAATTAAGAAAGATGGAACAAAAGAAGAATTTGATGTACAGAAAATAGTCAGGGCAGTCAATAAATCTGCGGAAAGGATCATGTACAGCTTTACGGAGAAGGAGATTGGCTTCCTGTGCCGATATGCCACAGACAAGGCAGAGTCCCTGGGGAAAAAAGAGATCACTATCCAGGAAATGCACAATATTGTGGAGGGGGCTTTGGAACAGGTAAACCCTGCGGTTGCCAAGAGCTACCGGGATTACAGAAATTATAAGCATGATTTTATCCATATGATGGACGAGGTCTATACCAAGAGCCAGTCGATCCGCTATATCGGTGACAAGAGCAATGCCAATACGGACAGTGCGCTGGTTGCCACAAAGAGAAGTCTGATTTTCAATGAGCTGAACAAGGAGCTGTACCGGAAGTTCTTTATGAACCGCAATGAGCTGCAGGCATGTAAGGACGGATATATCTACATACATGACCAGTCCGCAAGACTGGATACCATGAACTGCTGTCTCTTTGACGTGGCCAATGTGCTGAAGGGCGGATTTGAGATGGGCAATGTCTGGTACAACGAGCCTAAGACCCTGGATACGGCATTTGACGTTATGGGAGATATTATCCTGAGCACAGCCGCCCAGCAGTACGGCGGGTTCACTGTGCCGGAGGTGGATAAGATCCTGGCGCCTTACGCGGAGAAAAGCTACAGAAAATATAAAGAAGAATTTTTAAAATATGTGGACCCGGAATGGGCACACGCGCAGGATAAAGCCGAGAAGTATGCCTACGATAAAGTACAACGTGATTTTGATCAGGGATGGCAGGGAATTGAGTATAAGCTCAATACAGTCGGTTCCTCCAGAGGTGACTATCCATTTGTGACCGTGACTCTGGGATTGGGCACGGAACGCTTTGAGAAGATGTGCAGCATTTCCCTCCTCAATGTGCACAAAGAGGGGCAGGGAAAGGCAGGACACAGGAAGCCGGTGTTGTTCCCCAAAATCGTCTTTCTCTATGATGAGGAGATCCACGGGGAAGGCGGCACCAGTGAGGATGTGTTCGAGGCAGGCATTGCGTGTTCCGCCAAGACCATGTATCCGGACTGGCTGTCCATGAGCGGAGACGGCTATATTTCCAGCATGTATAAAAAGTATAAAAAAGTCATCAGCCCTATGGGATGCCGTGCCTTTTTAAGTCCCTGGTATGAGCGCGGGGGAATGACGCCGGCAGATGATAAGGATGTGCCTGTATTTGTGGGAAGGTTTAATGTAGGTGCGGTCAGTCTGCATCTGCCTATGATCCTGGCAAAGGCAAGGGCGGAGAACCGTGATTTTTATGAGGTGCTTGATTTTTATCTGGAAATGATCCGTCAGCTTCACATCAGAACCTATGACTATCTGGGAGAGATGAAGGCGTCAACCAACCCCTTGGCATACTGTGAGGGAGGATTTTACGGAGGCAGCCTGAAGCCTTCTGACAAGATCAAACCACTTTTGAAGCCCATGACCGCATCATTCGGCATCACAGCACTCAATGAGCTGCAGGAACTGTACAACGGAAAGTCTATCCGGGAGGACGGTGCCTTTGCCCTGGAGGTCCTTCAGTATATCAATAAAAAGGTTACCCAGTTCAAGGAGGAGGATGGCAATCTGTACGCCATATACGGCACACCGGCAGAGAGTCTGTGTGGTCTTCAGGTGGAGCAGTTCAGGAAGATGTACGGCATTGTGGAGGGCGTGTCTGACCGTCCCTATGTGAGTAACAGCTTCCACTGTCACGTGACAGAGGATATCACTCCTATTGAGAAGCAGGACTGTGAGGGACGATTCTGGGAATTGTGCAATGGCGGTAAGATCCAGTACGTGCGCTATCCGATCGGATATAATACGGATGCCATTCGTGCGCTTGTGAGAAGAGCTATGGATCTGGGGTATTATGAGGGTGTAAACCTTTCCCTGGCATACTGTGATGACTGCGGTCACGAGGAGCTGGAGATGGATGTGTGTCCGGTCTGCGGTTCCACTAACCTGACGAAGATCGACAGGATGAACGGGTATCTGTCATACAGCCGTGTCCATGGGGATACCAGGCTGAACACTGCCAAGATGGCGGAGATTGCGGAACGTAAATCCATGTAA